One window of the Cherax quadricarinatus isolate ZL_2023a chromosome 1, ASM3850222v1, whole genome shotgun sequence genome contains the following:
- the LOC128686837 gene encoding uncharacterized protein codes for MENDNPEECKVCIVNYDKTKHRPRTLPCGHTFCSLCLTGMIKKDNLTCPTCRVQHKASSATQFPISYDMEAIIRKLKVLQLTVTPSQPNERRSLIQEKEDSISRLLGSFQEAVIQLERYEAQLHDWKTQHEELLAKINDLAERNKAALKLLEDELSILLYQRKKGEEGVKRLKTTQESLAAANTTLEAATALDDSDRCNADVEEWIQNCQKIFPDITTIHTSLKVRESTKRALEMMADTHTPEDAPPLLGDANYTIMEKVDQLAPILSIENLRRLSGPVKALIEGEKVVAVQQDQGRQLSSRITLHRGRLHLHTLLDQPTPVHAHTLEHGTLMSLLDRRSTLVFLDLGWAGNPRGRVYIRLSPDTGLAKQFLLMCTGLRGVTYANTRILEVWNKGTEFEMVGGGDYECNNGQGGTPLLEGLTNCEAYKRPARAGTVRALHGPESNKSAQFSITTRDCVNREWYWAFGQVESGLDVVKTVASHKSIRDVTVMDCGVLLPP; via the exons GaaaacgacaaccctgaggaatgCAAAGTGTGTATCGTCAACTATGACAAAACTAAACATCGTCCTCGCACTTTACCGTGTGGACACACATTTTGCTCGCTGTGTCTCACTGGTATGATTAAGAAGGACAACCTCACCTGCCCCACCTGCCGTGTCCAACATAAAGCTTCATCCGCTACCCAGTTCCCCATTAGCTATGACATGGAAGCCATCATACGAAAACTGAAAGTTTTGCAGCTGACAGTAACACCATCACAGCCTAACGAGCGACGATCATTGATACAGGAGAAGGAGGACAGCATCAGTCGACTCCTTGGCAGTTTTCAGGAAGCTGTGATCCAGCTTGAGAGATACGAAGCGCAGCTTCACGACTGGAAGACTCAACATGAGGAACTACTCGCCAAAATCAACGATCTGGCAGAACGAAATAAAGCAGCGTTAAAACTGCTGGAAGATGAGTTAAGTATTTTGCTGTATCAGCGGAAAAAGGGTGAAGAGGGAGTAAAGCGACTGAAGACAACGCAGGAAAGTCTGGCGGCGGCCAATACTACCCTGGAGGCCGCTACAGCCCTGGACGACAGTGACCGCTGCAATGCTGACGTGGAAGAATGGATCCAGAACTGCCAGAAGATCTTTCCCGATATCACTACTATCCACACCTCCTTGAAA GTGCGGGAATCGACCAAGAGGGCCCTGGAGATGATGGcagacactcacacacctgaAGATGCTCCACCTCTCCTCGGAGACGCTAACTACACCATCATGGAAAAAGTGGATCAGCTGGCGCCAATATTATCA ATCGAGAACCTCAGAAGGCTGAGTGGACCTGTTAAGGCTTTGATAGAGGGAGAGAAGGTAGTTGCTGTCCAACAGGACCAAGGTCGCCAGCTTTCGTCTCGCATCACTCTACACCGAGGACGGCTGCATCTGCACACGCTCTTGGACCAGCCTACACCAGTCCATGCCCACACTCTCGAG CACGGGACACTAATGAGTCTATTAGATCGTCGGTCCACTCTGGTCTTCCTGGATCTCGGCTGGGCTGGAAATCCCCGAGGGAGAGTCTACATTCGCCTGAGCCCTGATACAGGACTCGCTAAACAGTTCCTCTTAATGTGCACTGGCCTGCGGGGTGTCACCTACGCCAACACGCGCATACTGGAGGTGTGGAACAAGGGCACAGAGTTTGAGATGGTGGGAGGCGGGGACTACGAGTGTAACAATGGCCAGGGAGGAACACCTCTTCTGGAGGGGCTGACCAACTGTGAGGCGTATAAGAGACCAGCAAGAGCTGGCACGGTTAGAGCTCTTCACGGCCCTGAGAGCAACAAGAGTGCTCAGTTCTCAATCACTACCAGAGACTGTGTCAACAGAGAGTGGTATTGGGCCTTCGGCCAGGTGGAAAGCGGCTTGGATGTAGTGAAGACGGTAGCCAGCCACAAGAGTATCAGAGACGTGACAGTGATGGATTGTGGCGTCCTGCTGCCTCCTTGA